One window from the genome of Pedobacter schmidteae encodes:
- a CDS encoding HD domain-containing protein, with protein sequence MILINDILYGNVELPAVFDNLLNTDALRRLAGVHQSGAIFLVNPDMSHSRLEHSIGAMLLIRKLGGTELEQIAGLLHDVSHTAFSHVGDYVFENGEENYHEQVYAEVIMNSEIPDVLRKHGYHIDEILNGEFSILEQPQPHLCADRLDYTLRDALHGGLITRYSARLFLQYVTLRQGQIVVTDEEQADWIDHTFKRLNNEIFNLPLHVYANSELAVIIRDLLNSGFLKESDLFKDDTFLLNKIRSTNTGYEAIKAIKLHKGYTTFLRKGSNLKIKPRRLKALFV encoded by the coding sequence ATGATACTAATAAATGATATACTTTATGGAAATGTTGAACTCCCGGCAGTTTTTGATAATTTGTTAAATACGGATGCCCTAAGGCGTTTAGCTGGTGTTCATCAAAGCGGTGCTATCTTTTTAGTAAACCCTGATATGAGTCATTCCCGTTTGGAGCATTCGATTGGAGCTATGTTACTGATCAGAAAACTTGGTGGAACTGAGCTGGAGCAGATTGCGGGCTTGTTACACGATGTTTCCCATACTGCATTTTCACATGTTGGCGACTACGTATTTGAAAATGGTGAAGAAAATTACCATGAACAGGTATATGCAGAAGTGATCATGAACTCAGAAATTCCCGATGTATTGAGGAAGCATGGTTATCATATTGATGAGATCTTAAATGGGGAATTTTCTATTCTTGAACAGCCCCAACCCCATCTTTGTGCCGACCGACTAGACTATACTTTGCGTGATGCTTTGCATGGCGGATTGATTACCAGATATAGTGCCAGGTTATTTTTGCAATATGTTACGCTTCGGCAAGGACAAATTGTAGTTACTGACGAGGAACAGGCCGATTGGATTGATCATACTTTTAAGCGCTTAAACAATGAAATTTTTAACCTCCCATTGCATGTATACGCTAATAGTGAACTGGCAGTAATTATTCGCGACCTTTTGAATAGTGGTTTTTTGAAGGAAAGTGACCTCTTTAAAGATGATACTTTTTTATTGAATAAAATAAGAAGTACCAATACGGGATATGAAGCCATAAAGGCTATAAAACTACATAAAGGCTATACTACGTTTTTAAGAAAAGGATCGAACTTAAAAATTAAACCACGCAGGCTAAAAGCCCTTTTTGTTTAA
- a CDS encoding thioredoxin family protein encodes MKLKTLLFLMVTAFGIQVTTAQTTPAPATEVLNAAVKKAAKEKKQVLAIFHASWCGWCHKMTASLNDPAIKPYFDKNYVIADFVVYESKGKENLENPGAADLLKKYYNADQGLPTWMFFDAKENLMADSQIRPEGAPFSTKGENVGCPAKPNEVQHFIKALKKTSRLNEKELAVITAVFAKNEIKR; translated from the coding sequence ATGAAATTAAAAACTTTATTATTCCTTATGGTTACCGCCTTTGGTATCCAGGTTACAACAGCACAAACCACACCTGCACCTGCTACCGAGGTGCTAAATGCAGCCGTAAAAAAAGCAGCTAAAGAAAAAAAACAGGTATTGGCCATATTTCACGCCTCCTGGTGTGGCTGGTGTCATAAAATGACAGCCAGTTTAAACGATCCTGCCATTAAACCTTATTTCGATAAAAATTATGTAATTGCCGACTTTGTGGTATATGAATCTAAGGGAAAAGAAAACCTGGAAAACCCAGGTGCAGCTGATTTGCTAAAAAAATATTACAACGCCGATCAGGGTTTACCTACATGGATGTTTTTTGATGCAAAGGAAAACCTGATGGCCGACTCGCAAATACGCCCCGAAGGAGCTCCTTTTAGTACCAAAGGGGAAAATGTAGGTTGCCCGGCGAAACCAAATGAAGTACAGCATTTTATCAAAGCATTAAAAAAGACTTCCAGGCTGAATGAAAAAGAACTGGCAGTAATTACAGCAGTTTTCGCAAAAAACGAAATTAAAAGATAA
- a CDS encoding RNA polymerase sigma-70 factor, translating into MVTAYSTISDQELISLLKEGDRLAFTHIYDRYKYLLYVHAFKRLRNEEEAEDIVHDIFAALWNKRETFELKTHLSGYLFTAVRNRIFKLLAHKDVESDYIVSFHQVAEQTTNITDYLVRENQMTAMIEKEIAALPQKMREVFELSRKQNLSHKEIAEQLGISEQTVSKQVTNALKILKTKLGLLIYLVFLIR; encoded by the coding sequence ATGGTGACCGCTTACAGCACAATTTCTGATCAGGAACTTATTTCCTTATTAAAAGAAGGGGATAGACTTGCTTTTACCCATATTTACGACAGATACAAGTACCTGCTCTATGTGCATGCTTTTAAAAGGTTAAGAAATGAAGAAGAAGCAGAAGACATTGTACATGATATTTTTGCCGCTTTATGGAATAAGCGTGAAACATTTGAACTGAAAACCCATCTTTCGGGCTATTTGTTTACTGCGGTACGCAACAGAATATTTAAACTTCTGGCGCACAAAGATGTAGAATCTGATTACATCGTATCCTTTCATCAGGTTGCTGAACAGACAACCAATATTACCGACTACCTGGTTAGAGAAAATCAGATGACCGCTATGATTGAAAAGGAGATTGCGGCATTACCCCAAAAAATGCGCGAAGTATTTGAACTGAGTAGAAAGCAAAATCTTTCCCATAAAGAAATAGCCGAGCAACTTGGCATTTCAGAACAGACGGTATCCAAGCAAGTAACCAACGCTTTAAAAATCCTCAAAACAAAGCTTGGACTACTGATATACCTGGTTTTTCTGATCAGGTAA
- a CDS encoding FecR family protein: MNKYDVKALLEKFDAGNCSDEELAMLESWYLNWRSDEPLVLESTAADESVDRIWTRLQEEERKPIKLWSRKLMKWASSAAAVILVAGIGFYFYKNNYKANTDAIAYANDIAPGGNKAFITLADGSIINLSDAKAGLSLQDKQLHYNDGTKVETRSQNLALLEKGVTIHTPRGGTYQIDLQDGTRVWLNAASSLTYHQSLNKHGQRIVTLNGEAYFEVAKDKAHPFIVQSKKQRVEVLGTHFNISNYDDDSTARTTLLEGSVKINEAQLKPGQQSVLTDNQLKVIPADIELAMAWKNDDFVFKGEDFKTTMRKIARWYDVDIVYDQHLAENIELGGWVSRKSKLSEVLRRIELAGNVHFKIEGRKIIVEK, from the coding sequence ATGAACAAATACGATGTAAAAGCACTATTAGAAAAGTTTGACGCCGGTAATTGCAGCGATGAGGAACTTGCAATGCTGGAAAGTTGGTATTTAAACTGGCGAAGCGATGAGCCCTTGGTACTTGAAAGTACCGCAGCAGATGAAAGTGTGGACAGGATCTGGACCCGGCTACAGGAAGAAGAAAGAAAACCAATTAAATTATGGTCACGCAAGCTAATGAAATGGGCTTCTTCGGCTGCTGCAGTGATTCTTGTGGCGGGTATAGGCTTCTATTTCTATAAAAACAATTATAAAGCAAATACAGATGCCATAGCCTACGCAAACGACATTGCGCCTGGGGGCAACAAAGCATTTATCACACTTGCTGATGGTAGCATTATTAACTTAAGTGATGCAAAAGCCGGACTAAGTTTACAAGACAAACAACTTCATTATAATGACGGTACCAAAGTAGAAACCCGATCACAGAATCTGGCCCTTTTAGAAAAAGGGGTTACTATTCATACGCCAAGAGGAGGCACTTACCAGATTGACTTGCAGGATGGTACCCGCGTTTGGTTAAACGCTGCTTCAAGCCTTACTTACCACCAATCTCTAAACAAACATGGACAACGCATAGTGACCCTCAACGGTGAAGCTTATTTTGAGGTAGCAAAAGATAAAGCCCATCCATTTATTGTACAAAGTAAAAAACAAAGGGTAGAGGTGCTGGGCACACATTTTAACATCAGCAATTATGATGATGACAGTACAGCCAGAACCACCTTATTGGAAGGTAGTGTGAAGATAAATGAGGCCCAACTGAAACCAGGGCAGCAATCTGTACTAACAGACAATCAGCTTAAAGTAATCCCTGCCGACATAGAATTGGCTATGGCCTGGAAAAACGACGATTTTGTCTTTAAAGGAGAAGATTTTAAAACCACCATGCGCAAAATTGCGCGCTGGTACGATGTGGATATTGTATACGATCAACACTTAGCTGAAAACATTGAACTGGGTGGCTGGGTGTCCCGAAAAAGTAAACTTTCAGAGGTACTCAGAAGAATAGAACTGGCAGGAAATGTACACTTTAAGATAGAAGGGAGGAAGATTATAGTCGAAAAATAA